A single region of the Pyrodictium occultum genome encodes:
- a CDS encoding NAD-dependent epimerase/dehydratase family protein, with translation MRGDVGWRGGLVRVLITGCAGYIGTTLTPYLLRRGYEVRCVDKLIFGRDVVEHVLGERGFELVEADVRSVDPQVLSGVDCVVDMAAIPNDPAGDLNPELTLSINYRGRARMASMARERGVPCYVLFSSCSVYGRQEGPVDEAAEPRPLTVYARANLLAERAVLPLASEGFTPVALRLATVYGPSRRMRFDLVVNAMTLSAYREGRIYVEGDGMQERPLVHVLDVARAVERVLEAVERDPDPLKGQVINIGSDEQNYRIIEIARIVRGIVGGEIVFRGEVDRRSYRVKFGRARRLLGFQPLYTVEDGVKQVYHELLTGKLKPEPRWITVQWYRELLSRNPEVLLKW, from the coding sequence ATGCGCGGTGACGTCGGCTGGAGGGGTGGCTTGGTGAGGGTCCTAATCACGGGTTGCGCGGGCTACATAGGCACAACGCTCACCCCATACCTCCTCAGGAGGGGCTACGAGGTCAGATGCGTCGACAAGCTAATCTTTGGGAGGGATGTCGTAGAGCACGTGCTAGGTGAGAGGGGGTTCGAGCTTGTAGAGGCCGACGTGAGGAGCGTAGACCCCCAGGTTCTCAGCGGGGTCGACTGCGTGGTGGACATGGCCGCCATACCTAACGACCCCGCGGGGGACCTCAACCCCGAGCTCACGCTCTCCATAAACTACAGGGGCAGGGCTAGGATGGCATCCATGGCGAGGGAGAGGGGGGTCCCCTGCTATGTCCTATTCTCCAGCTGCAGCGTCTACGGGAGGCAGGAGGGGCCCGTCGACGAGGCCGCGGAGCCCAGGCCGCTGACAGTCTACGCCAGGGCCAACCTCCTAGCGGAGAGGGCCGTTCTCCCCCTCGCCAGCGAAGGGTTCACCCCCGTGGCCCTCAGGCTAGCTACAGTCTACGGGCCATCGAGGAGGATGAGGTTCGACCTCGTAGTCAACGCTATGACCCTCTCAGCCTACCGGGAGGGGAGGATATACGTCGAGGGCGACGGGATGCAGGAGAGACCCCTAGTACACGTCCTAGACGTGGCTAGGGCCGTGGAGAGGGTGCTGGAGGCCGTGGAGAGGGACCCAGACCCCCTCAAGGGCCAGGTAATCAACATCGGCTCGGACGAGCAGAACTACAGGATAATCGAGATAGCTAGGATAGTGCGCGGGATAGTCGGGGGCGAGATAGTCTTCCGGGGCGAGGTTGACAGGAGGAGTTACAGGGTCAAGTTCGGGAGGGCTAGGAGGCTACTCGGCTTCCAGCCACTCTACACAGTGGAGGATGGAGTCAAGCAGGTATACCACGAGCTCCTCACGGGGAAGCTGAAGCCCGAGCCCCGCTGGATAACGGTTCAGTGGTATAGGGAGCTACTCTCCAGGAACCCGGAGGTGCTGCTAAAGTGGTAG
- a CDS encoding NAD-dependent epimerase/dehydratase family protein, with product MLVTGGAGFVGRHVVGLLLERGYEAVVVDNLYSPGSAGAAMRLRWLGARVVWGDVSRWETLLHAVGEAGLGRGDVEAVVHLAAVVGVEEAWGRPRLALEVNVEGTLNVLELARLLDAERIVYASSAAVYGEPRYLPIDENHPLEPVSLYGWSKLAGETLLWQYQRAYGLRPAALRLFNVYGPGMRPGPYAGVVYRFIEALLRGEPPVVYGDGEQTRDLVYVGDVAEAMLRAVEAGYTGPANIGTGRETSINQLYRMLCSLLGGGCPEPLHKPPRPGDVRRSVASIRLAEEKLGWKPRTGLEQGLRETIKYYRGRVEP from the coding sequence GTGCTAGTCACGGGCGGCGCTGGGTTCGTCGGGAGGCATGTAGTGGGGCTGCTGCTCGAGAGGGGCTACGAGGCTGTTGTGGTGGACAACCTCTACTCCCCGGGCTCGGCTGGGGCCGCCATGCGCCTCCGCTGGCTGGGTGCGCGGGTTGTCTGGGGTGACGTCTCCCGCTGGGAGACCCTGCTCCACGCCGTGGGGGAGGCTGGGCTGGGGCGGGGCGACGTCGAGGCCGTGGTCCACCTGGCCGCGGTGGTGGGCGTCGAGGAGGCATGGGGGAGGCCGCGGCTGGCGCTGGAGGTGAACGTAGAGGGTACGCTGAACGTGCTGGAGCTGGCCCGGCTCCTCGACGCGGAGAGGATTGTCTACGCCAGCAGCGCGGCGGTCTACGGGGAGCCCAGGTACCTCCCCATCGACGAGAACCATCCCCTGGAGCCGGTCAGCCTCTACGGCTGGTCGAAGCTCGCCGGGGAGACCCTGCTCTGGCAGTACCAGCGGGCCTACGGGCTCAGGCCGGCCGCGCTCCGCCTGTTCAACGTCTACGGGCCCGGGATGAGGCCGGGCCCCTACGCGGGCGTGGTGTACAGGTTCATAGAGGCGCTTCTCCGCGGGGAGCCGCCGGTGGTCTACGGCGACGGCGAGCAGACCCGGGACCTCGTCTACGTGGGGGACGTGGCTGAGGCCATGCTCCGGGCGGTAGAGGCGGGCTACACGGGCCCAGCCAACATAGGCACCGGGAGGGAGACCAGCATAAACCAGCTCTACAGGATGCTCTGCAGCCTCCTGGGCGGGGGCTGCCCGGAGCCGCTCCACAAGCCCCCGAGGCCGGGGGATGTTAGGAGGAGCGTAGCCTCAATCAGGCTGGCGGAGGAGAAGCTCGGCTGGAAGCCCAGGACAGGCCTGGAGCAAGGCCTAAGGGAGACGATCAAGTACTATAGGGGGCGCGTAGAGCCGTAG
- a CDS encoding SDR family oxidoreductase produces MVALVTGVSSSPGYKAALSLARRGVEVVGVYNQHPVRVKGVETIRRDLTRDARGLVREYKPDAVVHTAAMGNVDLCEEDRSACYRVNVEATRELLREAYRLGARIVYLSTDYVFDGARGLYREEDTPSPVNFYGLTKLLGEEAALALGGVVARTSAVYGVGPGRPNFGKVVVEKLMRGERVRAFTDQWLSPTLNTLLGEALAMLAVEADYEGILHVAGPRMSRYDFAVAVARAFGLDEGLIEPASMDSVDFKAPRPRDSSLDSSKASRMLGLRLNDLGHALSLFKRELRGETGQPPT; encoded by the coding sequence GTGGTAGCCCTGGTCACGGGGGTCAGCTCCTCCCCGGGCTACAAGGCCGCCCTCTCCCTCGCCCGCAGGGGGGTCGAGGTGGTCGGAGTCTATAACCAGCATCCCGTCAGAGTTAAGGGTGTGGAGACCATTAGGAGGGACCTCACCCGGGACGCCCGCGGGCTCGTGAGGGAGTACAAGCCCGACGCCGTGGTGCACACCGCCGCTATGGGAAACGTCGACCTCTGCGAGGAGGATAGAAGCGCCTGCTACAGGGTGAACGTTGAGGCGACTAGGGAGCTCCTCAGGGAGGCCTACAGGCTCGGAGCCAGGATAGTCTACCTCTCGACGGACTACGTCTTCGACGGGGCGAGGGGGCTCTACAGGGAGGAAGACACGCCCTCCCCCGTCAACTTCTACGGGCTCACCAAGCTCCTAGGAGAGGAGGCGGCGCTAGCCCTCGGGGGCGTAGTGGCCAGGACCTCAGCGGTCTACGGCGTGGGCCCGGGGAGGCCCAACTTCGGCAAGGTTGTGGTCGAGAAGCTCATGCGAGGAGAGCGGGTGAGAGCCTTCACAGACCAGTGGCTCTCCCCCACGCTCAACACCCTCCTAGGCGAGGCCCTCGCAATGCTGGCGGTCGAAGCCGACTACGAGGGGATACTACACGTGGCCGGCCCCCGGATGAGCAGGTACGACTTCGCCGTCGCAGTAGCCAGAGCCTTCGGCCTAGACGAGGGGCTCATAGAGCCCGCCTCGATGGATAGCGTGGACTTCAAGGCTCCAAGGCCCAGGGATAGCAGCCTTGACTCCTCCAAGGCCTCAAGAATGCTGGGGCTAAGGCTCAACGACCTAGGCCACGCGCTCAGCCTATTCAAGAGAGAGCTTCGCGGCGAGACGGGCCAGCCCCCAACTTAA
- the rfbC gene encoding dTDP-4-dehydrorhamnose 3,5-epimerase, whose amino-acid sequence MPFKSFKRLGIPDVVLVEPVVFPDERGFFAELYKRTPFLSEGIPYDFVQVNLSKSRRGVVRGLHYQLRPMEQGKLVTVLRGRILDVAVDIRRGSPWYGRYVAVELAANEPRLLWVPPGFAHGFQALEDDTLVLYLVTKEYSPEHERCIKWDDPDIGVDWPIKEGVLLSEKDQRCPPLRGAETNFEYPGG is encoded by the coding sequence TTGCCGTTCAAGTCCTTCAAGCGGCTCGGGATCCCCGACGTGGTACTGGTCGAGCCCGTGGTCTTCCCCGATGAGAGGGGCTTCTTCGCGGAGCTCTACAAGAGGACCCCATTCCTCTCCGAGGGGATCCCCTACGACTTCGTCCAGGTGAACCTGAGCAAGTCGAGGAGGGGCGTCGTCAGGGGGCTGCACTACCAGCTCAGGCCGATGGAGCAGGGTAAGCTGGTCACGGTCCTCCGGGGCAGGATCCTGGACGTTGCAGTGGATATCAGGAGGGGGAGCCCGTGGTATGGGAGGTACGTGGCTGTCGAGCTGGCCGCCAACGAGCCCAGGCTGCTCTGGGTGCCCCCAGGCTTCGCCCACGGGTTCCAGGCGCTCGAGGACGACACCCTGGTACTATACCTGGTGACCAAGGAGTACAGCCCCGAGCACGAGCGCTGCATCAAGTGGGACGATCCGGACATAGGCGTGGACTGGCCCATAAAGGAGGGCGTCCTGCTCAGCGAGAAGGACCAGAGGTGCCCGCCGCTGCGCGGGGCGGAGACGAACTTCGAGTACCCCGGGGGCTAG
- a CDS encoding glucose-1-phosphate thymidylyltransferase: MGGGVRGLVLAGGEGTRLRPLTLAMPKHLVPLLGRAMIEYPIGHLVEAGVRDVGVVVGYLGHLITGYLGDGSRYGARFTYIRQGERLGIAHAIHLAVEEGFVDGPFVVYLGDNILAGGVRGFLERFLEEEPDVLILLSRVRDPGRFGVAVVRDGRVVRLVEKPREPPSNLALIGVYFFRDPDLVERAFTALKPSWRGEYEVTDLIQWFIDNGYRVDYDVVNGWWKDVGTPEGLLEAIYLLLDESKPRIDGEVAGEVVGRVIVEEGAVVEGRVYGPAYIGRGARIGGEAAVEHYVSIESGSRVLSGSISRSLIMSDSVIDVKRLRLVDSVVGQGSIVRASREIHGEIRLAISNYSRVEI, encoded by the coding sequence TTGGGCGGCGGCGTTAGGGGCCTGGTTCTTGCGGGCGGCGAGGGCACGCGGCTTAGGCCGCTGACCCTCGCCATGCCTAAGCATTTGGTGCCCCTGCTGGGTAGGGCTATGATTGAGTACCCCATCGGGCACCTGGTGGAGGCTGGGGTTAGGGATGTTGGTGTTGTGGTCGGCTACCTGGGCCACTTGATCACGGGCTACCTGGGTGATGGGTCTAGGTATGGGGCCAGGTTCACGTACATAAGGCAGGGGGAGAGGCTTGGGATAGCGCACGCTATACACCTGGCCGTCGAGGAGGGCTTCGTGGATGGGCCCTTCGTTGTCTACCTTGGTGACAACATACTCGCCGGGGGGGTACGGGGGTTCCTGGAGAGGTTCCTGGAGGAGGAGCCGGACGTGCTCATACTCCTCTCCAGGGTCAGGGATCCCGGGAGGTTCGGCGTCGCGGTCGTCAGGGACGGCAGGGTCGTGCGGCTGGTGGAGAAGCCGAGGGAGCCCCCCTCAAACCTCGCCCTGATAGGGGTCTACTTCTTCAGGGACCCCGACCTGGTGGAGAGGGCCTTCACGGCCCTCAAGCCTTCGTGGAGGGGTGAGTACGAGGTCACGGACCTGATACAGTGGTTCATAGACAACGGGTACAGGGTCGACTACGACGTAGTAAACGGCTGGTGGAAGGACGTCGGGACCCCCGAGGGGCTCCTCGAGGCGATATACCTCCTCCTGGACGAGTCCAAGCCCAGGATTGACGGGGAGGTCGCGGGGGAGGTCGTGGGGAGGGTTATAGTGGAGGAGGGCGCCGTAGTCGAGGGGAGGGTCTACGGGCCGGCCTACATAGGCCGGGGGGCCCGCATAGGCGGGGAGGCTGCGGTCGAGCACTACGTGTCCATAGAGAGCGGGTCCAGGGTGCTCTCGGGCTCCATATCGAGGTCGCTCATAATGAGCGACAGCGTCATAGACGTCAAAAGGCTTAGGCTCGTTGACAGCGTTGTGGGCCAGGGCTCCATCGTGAGGGCCTCCAGGGAGATACACGGGGAGATCAGGCTGGCGATATCGAATTACAGCCGGGTCGAGATATAG
- the cysC gene encoding adenylyl-sulfate kinase, with protein sequence MRCLERGVVAWLTGLPASGKTTIALATAKRLRSLGYRVEVLDGDWVRKTINPDAGYTREERRRHLLRVAWIARLLARNGVIVVCSFVSPYRDVRREVRRIVEEEAPFLEVYVHAPLEECIRRDPKGLYRRALRGEISHFTGVSDPYEPPENPDLVLDTVRNTVEENAERLAARILEALGEGARGSPGSGASP encoded by the coding sequence ATGCGCTGCCTGGAGCGCGGGGTTGTCGCGTGGCTCACCGGGCTCCCCGCGAGCGGCAAGACCACGATAGCCCTGGCTACCGCTAAGAGGCTACGCTCCCTGGGCTACCGTGTCGAGGTCCTGGACGGGGACTGGGTGAGGAAGACCATCAACCCGGACGCGGGCTACACGCGGGAGGAGAGGCGGCGCCACCTCCTCCGCGTCGCCTGGATAGCCCGGCTCCTGGCCCGGAATGGGGTGATAGTGGTCTGCAGCTTCGTCTCCCCCTACCGCGACGTGAGGAGGGAGGTCCGCAGGATAGTCGAGGAGGAGGCCCCCTTCCTCGAGGTCTACGTCCACGCTCCCCTCGAGGAGTGCATCAGGAGGGACCCTAAGGGGCTCTACCGCCGCGCCCTCCGCGGGGAGATAAGCCACTTCACCGGCGTGAGCGACCCCTACGAGCCCCCCGAGAACCCCGACCTGGTGCTCGACACGGTGAGGAATACTGTGGAGGAGAACGCGGAGAGGCTGGCCGCGAGGATACTGGAGGCCCTGGGAGAGGGGGCTAGAGGTAGCCCAGGGAGCGGAGCCTCTCCCTGA
- a CDS encoding methyltransferase domain-containing protein, protein MCHVSVLEFFIEYARAEEFKGKKVLEVGSRYVNGSVRPLIEKYFQPKEYIGVDIEPGKFVDLVLPAERLLEYFGPESFDVVISTELLEHVVDWRLVVNNMKGVLKRGGYIYITTRSRSFPYHAYPYDFWRYEIEDMKRIFADFNIIKLEKDHQAPGVFLKAKKPENYVPADLSNIALYSIILGRRTRDIPDIGDAPLIRRLILRLLSSKAKWLLPGGLLRLIEKKIVV, encoded by the coding sequence TTGTGTCATGTATCTGTACTAGAGTTCTTTATTGAATACGCGAGAGCAGAGGAGTTTAAGGGTAAAAAGGTATTAGAGGTTGGAAGTAGATATGTTAATGGAAGTGTGCGTCCGTTGATTGAGAAATATTTCCAACCTAAAGAATACATTGGAGTGGATATAGAGCCCGGTAAGTTTGTAGACCTGGTGTTGCCTGCTGAAAGGCTCCTAGAATACTTTGGCCCGGAATCTTTTGACGTGGTGATTAGTACGGAGTTGCTTGAGCACGTCGTTGATTGGAGGCTTGTAGTAAATAACATGAAGGGTGTGCTGAAACGTGGGGGATACATTTATATCACGACTAGATCTAGAAGTTTCCCTTATCATGCCTATCCTTACGATTTCTGGAGATATGAAATTGAGGACATGAAAAGGATCTTCGCTGATTTCAACATTATAAAATTAGAAAAGGATCATCAGGCTCCTGGGGTCTTTCTTAAGGCCAAGAAGCCAGAGAACTATGTACCAGCTGACTTGTCGAACATAGCGCTTTACTCTATAATATTAGGGAGGAGAACAAGAGACATTCCAGATATTGGCGATGCTCCACTTATTAGGAGGCTTATCCTTAGACTATTAAGTTCTAAGGCCAAGTGGCTACTGCCAGGAGGCTTATTACGTCTCATAGAAAAGAAAATCGTGGTTTAA
- the sat gene encoding sulfate adenylyltransferase — protein MVSRPHGGRLVDRVARGGSRERLLREALEMPRLEVGGGLAADAANIAHGVYSPLDGFMVQEDYLSVLHDMRLSSDVPWTIPIVLDASPGELAGVREGDEVALFYRGEPLAVLRVEEIYGWDRREHALNVFKTTDPGHPGVARLMRRKELFVGGPILLLRDPPEPFERVRLWPRETRVLFEAKGWRTIAAFQTRNVPHLGHEHVQKAALTFADGLFVSPLVGWKKPGDYRDEVIVEAYRVLLENYFPRESVVFSVLRMEMRYAGPREAVHHAIVRKNFGATHFIVGRDHAGVGSYYGPYEAWELFREFPDLGITPLFVREAFYCRKCGQVVNEKICPHGEEYRVRISGTRLREMLRRGERPPEYMMRPEVAEVVLRHPDPFVPGDER, from the coding sequence GTGGTCTCGCGTCCTCATGGGGGTAGGCTTGTGGACAGGGTTGCCCGGGGTGGGTCGAGGGAGAGGCTGCTGCGGGAGGCTCTGGAGATGCCCAGGCTGGAGGTTGGCGGGGGCTTGGCTGCGGATGCCGCTAATATCGCGCATGGGGTTTATAGCCCGTTGGATGGCTTCATGGTGCAGGAGGATTACCTCTCGGTGCTGCATGATATGAGGCTTAGCAGTGATGTGCCGTGGACTATCCCGATTGTGCTTGATGCTTCTCCGGGCGAGCTGGCGGGGGTTAGGGAGGGTGATGAGGTTGCCCTCTTCTACCGTGGTGAGCCGCTGGCGGTGCTCCGGGTTGAGGAGATCTATGGCTGGGACCGGAGGGAGCATGCCCTCAACGTGTTTAAGACCACTGACCCGGGGCACCCGGGCGTTGCCAGGCTTATGAGGAGGAAGGAGCTGTTCGTGGGCGGGCCTATCCTCCTCCTCCGGGACCCGCCGGAGCCTTTTGAGAGGGTGAGGCTCTGGCCCCGGGAGACGCGTGTGCTCTTCGAGGCCAAGGGCTGGAGGACTATAGCGGCTTTCCAGACGCGCAACGTGCCCCATCTAGGCCACGAGCATGTGCAGAAGGCCGCGCTCACCTTCGCCGACGGGCTGTTTGTGAGCCCTCTGGTGGGCTGGAAGAAGCCCGGCGACTACAGGGACGAGGTGATAGTTGAGGCCTACAGGGTGTTGCTGGAGAACTACTTCCCCAGGGAGAGTGTTGTATTCAGCGTGCTCAGGATGGAGATGAGGTACGCGGGGCCGCGGGAGGCGGTGCACCACGCGATAGTGAGGAAGAACTTCGGCGCAACCCACTTCATAGTGGGGAGGGACCACGCGGGGGTCGGGAGCTACTACGGCCCCTACGAGGCATGGGAGCTGTTCAGGGAGTTCCCGGACCTAGGGATAACCCCCCTCTTCGTCAGGGAGGCGTTCTACTGCAGAAAGTGCGGCCAGGTGGTCAACGAGAAGATATGCCCCCACGGCGAGGAGTACAGGGTGAGGATCAGCGGCACCAGGCTGCGGGAGATGCTCCGGAGGGGCGAGAGGCCGCCGGAGTACATGATGAGGCCGGAGGTGGCGGAGGTGGTCCTAAGGCACCCGGACCCCTTCGTGCCCGGGGACGAGAGGTGA
- a CDS encoding alkaline phosphatase family protein translates to MPRRLFLLGLDSMPPRVLYEGMDGGGFSYLRQLLGDARRYRLRSCHPPITVPAWMAMFTGRTPGELGVYGFRHRRPGEYGYYIVDGTRIRHPALWDLAGRRGLRAGVYGVPPTYPPRPVHGFLVTDFTTPGPEKPYTFPPWLRRELEQAAGGPPVFDIVYRSGEKDRVARDLYAMLESHQRQVEYLALRKRWDLFIYVEIAVDRAHHAFWRYFDPEHPRHEEHPVYSRVIPELYRRIDRWFERLHRRLPRDTVVVVASDHGIKAMRGAFAVNQWLAEQGYLRLRASPGELKPGTELSEDLVDWEHTVAWAWGGYYSRVFINLRGREKRGAVEPKYYEETVEQLRRDLERIRGPGGEHWRNTALRPEEVYPEVNGDPPDLMLYLDDLNWRPAGTLGWPSPYLEENDRGPDDAVHDWIGVFAVYDPEGTVSPGEAGVIDIHGVRGLLEEIIFSRR, encoded by the coding sequence GTGCCGCGCCGCCTATTCCTCCTGGGGCTCGACTCGATGCCCCCGAGGGTCCTCTACGAGGGGATGGACGGGGGCGGGTTCAGCTACCTCCGCCAGCTGCTGGGGGATGCGAGGCGCTACCGGCTGAGGAGCTGCCACCCGCCGATAACGGTGCCGGCCTGGATGGCCATGTTCACGGGGAGGACGCCGGGCGAGCTGGGGGTCTACGGGTTCAGGCACCGGAGGCCGGGCGAGTACGGCTACTACATAGTCGACGGCACGAGGATACGACACCCGGCCCTATGGGACCTGGCGGGCCGCAGGGGGCTCCGGGCGGGCGTGTACGGCGTGCCCCCCACCTACCCGCCCCGCCCGGTCCACGGGTTCCTGGTCACCGACTTCACCACCCCGGGGCCGGAGAAGCCCTACACCTTCCCGCCCTGGCTCCGCCGCGAGCTGGAGCAGGCCGCCGGGGGGCCTCCAGTGTTCGACATAGTGTACCGGAGCGGCGAGAAGGACAGGGTGGCCAGGGACCTCTACGCGATGCTGGAGAGCCACCAGCGGCAGGTGGAGTACCTGGCGCTGAGGAAGCGCTGGGACCTATTCATATATGTGGAGATAGCCGTCGACAGGGCGCACCACGCCTTCTGGAGGTACTTCGACCCCGAGCACCCCCGGCACGAGGAGCACCCGGTGTACAGCAGGGTGATCCCCGAGCTCTACAGGAGGATAGACAGGTGGTTCGAGAGGCTCCACCGGAGGCTCCCGCGGGACACGGTGGTGGTTGTGGCGAGCGACCACGGCATCAAGGCTATGAGGGGCGCGTTCGCGGTCAACCAGTGGCTGGCCGAGCAGGGCTACCTCCGGCTGCGCGCCAGCCCCGGGGAGCTGAAGCCCGGCACGGAGCTCTCCGAGGACCTGGTGGACTGGGAGCACACGGTCGCCTGGGCCTGGGGAGGCTACTACAGCCGCGTGTTCATCAACCTACGGGGCAGGGAGAAGAGGGGCGCGGTGGAGCCCAAGTACTACGAGGAGACGGTCGAGCAGCTCCGGAGGGACCTCGAGAGGATAAGGGGGCCGGGCGGCGAGCACTGGAGGAACACTGCCCTGCGCCCCGAGGAGGTCTACCCGGAGGTCAACGGGGACCCGCCGGACCTCATGCTCTACCTGGACGACCTCAACTGGAGGCCGGCGGGCACCCTGGGCTGGCCCAGCCCCTACCTGGAGGAGAACGACCGCGGCCCCGACGACGCCGTCCACGACTGGATCGGGGTGTTCGCTGTCTACGACCCCGAGGGCACTGTGAGCCCCGGCGAGGCGGGGGTGATTGATATACACGGGGTGCGCGGCCTGCTGGAAGAGATAATATTCTCCAGGCGGTGA
- a CDS encoding sulfotransferase family protein, whose amino-acid sequence MGAKELKTIIVLGMGRSGTSMVAGILHILGVNMGERLLGAHWSNPLGHFEDLDFVELNEEILRAAGGSWDNPPAREAILAVAPRFYDRIRPLAEEERRRHEVWGWKDPRTSLTVELYLPHLENPYFIVCHRDWEAIARSLKRRDGMSIERGSGWPGCAMRGLRSSSGSTRASEDWTFATRTS is encoded by the coding sequence TTGGGTGCGAAGGAATTGAAGACAATAATTGTTCTGGGGATGGGTAGGTCTGGAACCTCGATGGTAGCTGGGATTCTGCACATACTCGGGGTTAACATGGGCGAGAGGCTCCTCGGGGCCCACTGGTCCAACCCTCTAGGCCACTTCGAGGACCTTGACTTCGTCGAGTTGAACGAGGAGATCCTGAGGGCGGCCGGTGGGAGCTGGGACAACCCCCCGGCCCGGGAGGCGATCCTGGCGGTCGCCCCACGCTTCTACGATAGGATAAGGCCGCTCGCGGAGGAGGAGAGGAGGAGGCACGAGGTGTGGGGCTGGAAGGATCCCAGGACCTCCCTCACCGTGGAGCTGTACCTCCCCCACCTCGAGAACCCCTACTTCATAGTGTGCCACCGCGACTGGGAGGCTATAGCGCGCTCCCTCAAGAGGAGGGATGGGATGAGCATAGAGAGGGGGTCTGGCTGGCCAGGGTGTGCTATGAGAGGGTTGAGGAGTTCTTCAGGGAGCACCCGGGCCTCAGAAGACTGGACGTTCGCTACGAGGACTTCATAG
- a CDS encoding sulfotransferase yields the protein MCYERVEEFFREHPGLRRLDVRYEDFIAGPEAHVRRIASSIGLEPGEERIRRATAFVLSPGRGRG from the coding sequence GTGTGCTATGAGAGGGTTGAGGAGTTCTTCAGGGAGCACCCGGGCCTCAGAAGACTGGACGTTCGCTACGAGGACTTCATAGCCGGCCCGGAGGCTCACGTCAGGAGGATAGCCTCGTCCATAGGCCTGGAGCCCGGTGAGGAGAGGATCAGGAGGGCCACTGCCTTCGTGCTCTCCCCGGGGAGAGGGAGAGGCTAG
- a CDS encoding class I SAM-dependent methyltransferase, with protein MLPLPVYHRSTGVKPKKRKLIDYGPYPDEYYAILKKVLRKHRLHYRKICTTCGDYYTFIPLFIQLTLPRVMKTIFLRLFGSSLRLLIRSWLLRNFVTAYFTAKYRRLLREGVSLDDLIDFAFEFVGLPLVKSHQLSDIDLINALTIRPAQVKEEIREFLSILQKIRPKIILEIGTERGGTLFLLSQVADEDATLISIDLPWDNRASKGHSFGFSYPPWREKLYRSFARGNQKIYLLRGDSHSQATLMEVKRILRGRKLDVLFIDGDHTYEGVKKDFEMYSPLVKKGGIIAFHDIVPHLPETGCEVNKFWNEIKNNYKYLLR; from the coding sequence GTGCTACCACTTCCCGTTTATCATCGGTCAACAGGTGTAAAGCCGAAGAAAAGAAAACTCATTGACTACGGCCCTTATCCTGATGAATACTATGCGATACTTAAAAAAGTGTTAAGGAAGCATAGGCTCCATTACCGTAAGATATGCACGACTTGTGGGGACTACTATACATTTATACCTCTTTTTATCCAATTGACTCTGCCGAGAGTAATGAAGACTATCTTCTTGAGACTGTTTGGATCAAGCTTACGGTTATTGATTAGGAGCTGGCTGCTCAGGAATTTCGTTACAGCCTACTTTACGGCCAAGTATAGGAGGCTGTTGAGGGAGGGTGTAAGCTTAGATGACCTAATAGACTTTGCCTTTGAATTTGTTGGCCTACCACTAGTAAAGTCTCACCAATTGTCGGATATCGACCTTATCAACGCGTTAACCATAAGGCCTGCCCAAGTAAAGGAGGAAATCCGAGAATTCCTGAGCATACTGCAGAAAATAAGACCTAAAATCATTCTGGAGATAGGCACTGAGCGAGGGGGGACACTATTCCTGCTCAGCCAGGTAGCGGATGAAGATGCCACACTCATATCCATAGACTTACCATGGGATAACCGAGCATCCAAAGGCCATAGCTTCGGCTTCAGCTATCCACCATGGAGAGAGAAACTTTACAGGTCATTTGCTAGGGGCAATCAGAAAATATATCTCCTAAGAGGGGATTCACACTCGCAAGCGACCCTAATGGAGGTCAAAAGAATCCTCAGAGGGAGAAAACTGGACGTCTTATTCATAGATGGGGATCATACTTATGAGGGTGTTAAGAAGGATTTTGAAATGTATTCTCCACTAGTTAAAAAAGGAGGTATAATAGCTTTCCACGACATTGTCCCACACCTGCCTGAAACCGGTTGTGAGGTAAACAAATTCTGGAACGAGATTAAGAATAACTATAAATATCTCTTGAGATAG